The following coding sequences are from one Pseudomonadota bacterium window:
- the pstA gene encoding phosphate ABC transporter permease PstA yields MTENRKRILSTTEIVRSGLAKRYRAEKRFRRFGITAICISLLFLVILFADILGKGLPAFRQTHLQLRINFASELFPPGDPGQADFHGLIKHSLAEAFPQIRERREKRELNALISSGAAYQLRDLVVQDPKLIGGSRELWLPADDEVDVFIKGHTQGERLSARQRAWVEELQQQGRLKLKFNLILFTAGDSRDPEMAGILGALSGTIFTLLITLLLSFPVGVATAVYLEEFAPKNRLTDFLEVNINNLAAVPSIIFGLLGLAVFINFFGLPRSAPLVGGLVLSLMTMPTIIVAGRAALKSVPPSIREAALGIGASKTQTIMHHVLPLALPGMLTGTIIGMARALGETAPLLMIGMVAFIVDIPKSITAPATALPVQIYLWADSPERAFIERTSAAIIILLLFLIIMNAAAVFLRNKFEKRW; encoded by the coding sequence ATGACTGAAAACCGCAAAAGAATTCTCAGCACCACTGAAATCGTGCGCTCTGGTCTAGCGAAACGCTACCGGGCGGAGAAACGTTTTCGCCGCTTCGGCATCACGGCAATCTGCATCAGTCTGCTGTTTTTAGTGATTCTGTTTGCCGACATCCTCGGCAAAGGCCTGCCGGCCTTCAGGCAGACCCATCTTCAGCTACGGATCAACTTTGCTTCCGAGCTGTTCCCTCCCGGCGACCCGGGGCAGGCCGATTTCCACGGCCTGATCAAGCACAGCCTGGCTGAGGCCTTCCCTCAAATCAGAGAAAGAAGGGAAAAACGTGAACTTAACGCCCTGATCAGCAGCGGCGCCGCTTACCAGCTGCGTGACTTAGTCGTTCAGGATCCAAAGCTGATCGGCGGCAGCCGCGAGCTCTGGCTTCCAGCCGATGACGAGGTTGATGTTTTCATCAAGGGACATACGCAGGGCGAGCGCCTCAGCGCCCGCCAGCGGGCCTGGGTCGAGGAACTGCAGCAGCAAGGGCGCCTGAAGCTTAAATTCAACCTGATTCTGTTTACGGCCGGCGACTCCCGCGATCCCGAAATGGCCGGCATTCTGGGAGCCTTGAGCGGCACCATCTTTACCTTGCTGATCACGCTGCTGCTTTCCTTTCCGGTCGGAGTGGCGACCGCGGTTTACCTGGAAGAGTTTGCCCCGAAAAACCGTCTGACCGATTTTCTCGAAGTCAATATCAATAATCTCGCGGCCGTGCCCTCGATCATTTTCGGACTCCTCGGGCTGGCCGTGTTTATCAATTTTTTCGGTCTGCCGCGCTCGGCGCCACTGGTCGGCGGCCTGGTTTTAAGCCTGATGACCATGCCGACGATCATCGTCGCCGGCCGCGCCGCCCTGAAATCGGTGCCGCCGTCGATTCGGGAAGCGGCCCTGGGCATCGGCGCCTCGAAAACCCAGACCATCATGCACCACGTTCTCCCCCTGGCCCTGCCCGGCATGCTGACCGGCACCATCATCGGCATGGCGCGGGCCCTGGGCGAAACCGCTCCACTGCTGATGATCGGCATGGTCGCCTTTATCGTCGACATTCCCAAAAGTATCACGGCGCCGGCAACCGCCCTGCCGGTTCAGATCTATCTCTGGGCCGACAGCCCGGAAAGGGCCTTTATCGAAAGAACCTCAGCGGCGATCATCATTCTGCTGCTTTTTCTGATCATCATGAATGCCGCTGCCGTCTTTTTACGCAACAAATTCGAGAAACGCTGGTAA